CGCGGGGCGTGTTCCGTTCCCACTCGATGGCCCTGGCGACCCCCGTGGTGAAGGTCTTCGTGGTGTTGGGGTTCTTGGCGATGAAGTCGTCGCGGAGGACGTACGGGCCGCCAGCGAAAGTTCCGAACAGCGAGTAGTCGTTGAAGATCGAACGAAGGCCGCCCGCTGCCACAGCTTTGTCCTGCAGGACGCCGCCGAGGGAACCGGCATCCACCTGGCCGCGCCGGATCGCCTCCTCGGTGTCGTTGGGCGGGACCACAACCAGCTGGACCTGCTTGATTTCGTCCGCGCTCAGTCCGTTCTGCTGGAGATAGCTGTTGATCACGGCATCGGAGTGGGCCCCGAGCGTGTTCACGGCGATCTTCTTGCCGATGAAGTCCCGCGCTGTCTTGATCGGGCTATCCGCTTTGACGTAGAAGCCGTTGAAGGTCTTATCGTCCTCGCCGTAGTAGTTGATGACGGCCTTGACAGGGGCACCGGCCTGCACCAGCTTCACCACGGCTCCGGCAAACGCTCCGCCAAAGTCTGTCTGCCCGGTGGCAACTGACTGGATATCCTGCGGGCCGCTGATGGTGTTGCCCACCCAGTCCAGCTTCACGTCGCCGAAGTATCCAAGGTCCTGGGCAAGCTCCGGAAGGGTTACCTGGTTGGCCCAGCCCTGGTAACGGAGTTCCTTCACCTCCGTGGCGGATCCTTGGCCGCCCTCACCACCGGCGGCTGTTCCGCCGCAGCCTGAGACCGTCAACGAAAGGACGACGGCGGCCGTGAGGCTAATGAGGGGAACGCGCAGTTTCATGGGAGGTTCTTTCCGTGGGTCGGTTTCTCTTTGGTCTTGTCCGGATCGGCAGGACGTTGGAATCGATGTAAGCGCATCCGCCGGGTCACCCAAAAGCCGCAGGGTAACCCTGGGAAACGGCAGGAAACGGGAAGACACCGTAAGAAACAGCACGCAATTCCGGGTCATGGTGCTTCACGCAGCCTCAGCGGGTTCCGGGCTGCGGCGCATGAAGAGATGCGTCCTTACCGGCGTGACATCCCCGCGGCCAGTCACATCCGATTTTGTTCGTATTGGTCCTCACATGAAGGGACATTTCTTCGCCTTGGCGCGTGCCGGGCAGATACGGTAGATGTATGACCTCTACCGCCGCCACCGAGACAGTTCGGCCCGAACGCCATATCCCCGCAGAAATCGCCCGCTCATGGCTTCTGGTTAACGCGATGAAAACAGAGCTTTTTGACCAGTCCGCGGTCTCGCGCGCTGACTCGATCATCTTGGACATTGAAGACGCGGTGGACCCGTCGCAAAAAGAGCACGCCCGCGGCAACGTCGTGGAGTGGCTTACCCGTGGCGGGAAGGCCTGGGTGCGGATCAACGATGCCACCAGCCCGTTCTGGGCCGAGGACCTTGCCGGACTGCGTGGAACGCCCGGACTCCTCGGCGTGATGCTCGCCAAAACCGAATCCGCCGATCAGGTGACCGAGAGCTTCCACCGGATGGACGGAAAAACGCCGGTCATTCCGCTTGTCGAATCGGCCCTGGGCATCGAGGAGGCCAACAACATTGCCAAGGCCCAGGGAGCGTTCCGCCTGGCCTTCGGTTCCGGTGACTTCCGCCGTGACACCGGGATGGCAGCCACTCCCGAAGCCATGGCCTACCCCCGCGCCAAGCTCGTCGTCGCCAGCCGCGTCGGCAACCTGCCCGGCCCCATCGATGGCCCCACCGTCGGCACCAGCCACCCCATCCTGCGCGAGCAGACCGGTATCACGGTGATGATGGGCATGACAGGCAAGCTGTGCCTGGCCATCGACCAGACCCCCGTTATCAATGAAGTCATCAGCCCCACGCCCTCAGACGTTGCGTGGGCCACGGACTTCATGGCCGACTTCGAAGCCAACGGCCGCGTCATCCGCGATGGCTCCGACCTTCCCCGGCTGGGCCGTGCCGAGAAGATCATGAAGCTCGCGGTAGCCTTTGGCGTGCAGCCGGCGCTGTAGCCCCCACCGTATTTTTCAGAGCACCACAGGAGACCCCGTGACCGGTACCCGCTATCTGGTCCACGGGGTCTTTTGGGATGGTCAGCCGGCTCCCGGCAGAGGGCACGACGGCGGCGCCCCGGTGATGCGCCTTCAGTCACCGTCCGGGGACTTCCTTCAGCTCAGTCTCCAGCCCGGTGCCCGGCTCGGCTTCCAGATCGTCGAACAGTTCAGATCCTGTCTGGGGCACCTTCGCGTCCAGTCATCAGTTCGGCGGGACCACATCCTCTGCTCAACAGGCGCCCCGGCGGCCAGGGGCAAGCAGTGCGAGCGCTGCTTCATGCTTGACGAGTCACGGCTGATCCATGACTTTCACCGCGGCGGCCGCGTCCCCCCGGGGCTGCTGGACTACCTGATGCAGGAACACTGGCTGTATGTTGCCACTTTTGCCGGCGGCAGCACGAAGGTGGGAACTGCCTCCGGGCCGCGGAAATGGAACCGGCTCGCGGAGCAGGGAGCTGTGGTGGCCAGGTACGTGGCCCGGGCGCAGGACGGGCGCGTGGTGCGGATCCTGGAGGATCTGGTGACCGCAGAAGCCGGACTGACCCAGCAGGTGCGGTCTGCTGCCAAAACGGAAGCGCTGCTCCAGCCCCTCGGAGAAGCGGAACTGGATGCCCTCAATGCCGGCCATGCCGGATCGGTCCGCGGACTCCTGGCGCGCACCGCCGTCGAAGGCTTCACGGTCGCCGACGAGCAATGGATCCGCCCCGAACAGACGTCAACCCTGTACAGTCCCGCAGCCCGCCACGCCTACCCCCATCCGTTGGATAACGGGCGGCACGGCTTCGATATTGCCGCTCTGAGCGGGACCAACGCCCTTGCCCGGCTGGACGGAACCGATGCTGCATTCGTGGTGAACCTGGGCCACTTGGCGGCCCGCACCATTGTCCTGGGTGACTTCGCCTCACCGGTGCCCGCCGTGCAGGAGTCACTGTTCTAAACAGGCTCGGTAGACTGTCACGGTGCTGAACGAATTCTGGGCCACCGCGCCCACCGCCTATAAAGTCCTGGTTTTCACCGCCATGGGGCTCATCGCCGTCGGCATCGTCCTGAACCTCGTCGGGAACATCAGCGGCAACCAGGGACTGGCCACCGCCTCCCTACCGGTGATCGGGCTGGGCCTGCTTCTGCACGTCGCCGGAATTGTGGTCCGCGGCCAGGCCATCCGGAAAAGCTACAAGCGGTAGGCCGCATTCCGGCGGACGTGGCTGCGCGCATGCTCCACTGCCGCTGCCAGTTCCACGAACAGATGCTTATGGTGCCGCAACGAGCGGATCACTCCAACGTTCGTCACCAGGGTCAGATGGTCGGGCCGGACTCCCTTGAGCAGGACCGTGATGCCGCGCAGCTCCAAGGCGCAAATGACCTCCACCAGTGCGTGGGCGCCAGTGGCATCGAGCATCCGCAGCTGCGAGAGCCGGATGATGGCCACTTGGACGTCCTTCACCTGGCTGATCTCTTGGAGGATGCGCTCCGCGGCGCCAAAGAACATGGCACCGTCCAGCCGGAAGACCGCAATATGCTCATCACCTTCAGTGCGGGGGCCGGAGATCTCTTCTCGCTGAACACTGCTGAGCGAAGCGAATTTGCGCAAGGTGAAGAGCGCCGCCGCGGCCAGTCCAATCTGGATTGCGACGATCAGGTCGAAGGCGACGGTAATGATTGCCGTAAGGACAAAGACCGCCGCGTCCGACCGCGTTGAGCGAAGGATTGCGGCCACGGTCCGCCGCGACACCATCCGGGTGGCGGTGACCATCAGGACACCGCCCAGGGCGGCCAGCGGAACGCGGCTGACCATCCCCGACGCCAGATAAACAATACCCAAAAGCACGACGGCGTGGACGGCGGCTGCCATCCTGGTTTTGGCTCCTGAGCGAACGTTAACGGCAGTCCGCGCGATGGCGCCGGTGGCGGGCATGCCACCAAACAAGCCCGCAGCGACCGACGCCAGGCCCTGGCCGGTCAGTTCCCGGTCCGGACTGTAGGCCCCGCTTGGTGCACCGTCCGGACCGGTCATGCCGGCGGCCACCCGGGCTGAGAGCAGGGATTCGATTGCCGCGAGGAAGGCGATGGCCACAGCCGGCATGGCCAGGCTGCCCAGTGTGCTTGGATCGATGACGGGAACCGAAGGGCTTGGAAGGGAATCCGGCAGCGGGCCGATCCGCGGGATGTCCAGCTGCAGGAGTTCAGCGGCCACCGTTGCCAGGAGCACCGCGAGCAGGCTCGCCGGAAGGGCGCGGAACAGCTTCTGTACCAGGAGCATCACGATGGCCACCCCCACCACGAGCGCGAGCGTCAGCAGGACCGTGGGTGCCACAGCACCGGACGCGGCCTCGATGGCTGCGAGGAGGGTGTTATGGCCCGGGATTCCGGCGGTGCCGGTGGCGAGCGGAACCTGCTGGAGGAAAATGATCGCCGCGATGCCCAGCGTGAATCCTTCAACCACTGGCCACGGAATGAATGCCACCGCCCGGCCCAAGCCGCTGATTCCCAGGAGGCAGACCATCACGCCCGCCATCAGGGACAGCAAGGGGACGGTGCCGGTGCCGTGGACCGCCACCACGGGGGCAAGGACCACCACCATGGCACCCGTCGGACCGGACACCTGGACGGGCGAGCCTCCCATGACCGCCGCGACCAGCCCGGCTACGATCGCCGTGACGAGCCCGGCCGCAGCGCCCACACCGGAACTGACACCGAAGGCCAGGGCAAGGGGCAGCGCGACGATGCCCACGGTGATCCCCGCCAGCAGATCGGACCGCCAGGATCGGCGGAGGTTCGTGTAGTCGGCCCGCGACGGAAGGAACCGGCTGAACATCCCGGATCCCGAGCGTAGGTCCTTACTCACGACGCTGACACCCCGGGCAGGTGCCCCGCCGGCAGCTCCTGCGCCAGCCGGAGCTGCTCGTTTGATTCAGCGAGATTGTCCAGCAGGAAGGTACGCGCGACAGCCAGCAGAGTCGCAATTCCGGGGTGCGCCAGGCGGTACGTGACGGCGTTGGCCGTCCGGACCGATGTCACCACTTTGTGCCTGCGGAGGGTGGCGAGGTGCTGGGAGAGATGGGAGGCCTCCAAGCCGGTTTCGGCAAGAAGGTTGCTGACTGCCGTGGTGTTCCCCGGTGCTGCAGCCAACAGCTCCAGGATCCGGATTCGGGCCGGGTGTGCCAGGGCCTTAAAAAGGTTGGCCTTGATCTCGTAGAGCGGAGCCTGGGCTGCGGACAACATAGGGAAAACTCCCTGTCGGGATAGGGGCGGCGGCCGCAACGTCACGTTCCGAGTCGCTGAAAGGCGAGTTGATGAATTGATGATTCCATCATATCAGTGCGATGCAAGGCCTCCCCGTGGCCGGGGTAAGGATAGGCTTGAACCCATGACTATCAATCCGGACCTGCAGGGGCGCAGCTACCCTGCCGCAGAGGTGTACGACGTCGGCCGCGAGAAAATCCGCGAGTTTGCCCGCGCCGTCAAGGCCACCCACCCCGCCCACTTTGATATCGAGGCGGCAAAGGATCTGGGACACAGCGACCTGGTGGCGCCTCCCACGTTCGCCATCATCATCGCCCAGCGTGCCGACGCACAGCTGATCGAGGATCCGGACTCAGGCATCGACTTTTCCCGGGTGGTTCATGCGGACCAGCGGTTTACCCATCACCGCCCCATCTTTGCCGGCGACCGGCTGGTGGCCGAGCTTCATGTGGACGGTGTCCGTGCCATGGGCGGCGGCGCCATGATTACCACGCGCTCCGAGATCTTCGCGCTGGCCGGCCATGACGGTTCAGCCCGCGAGAGCGTTGCCACCACTACATCATCCATCCTGGTCCGCGGAGAGGGACAGTAACCATGAGCCCCAGCTTCCACGAACTCACGGCCGGCCAGGACATTGGCAGCCGCACTGTCGAGGTCACGCGCACGGACCTGGTCAAGTACGCCGGCGCTTCCGGCGACTTCAACCCCATCCACTGGAACGAGGCCTTTGCCACCAGCGTGGAACTTCCCGGCGTCATCGCGCACGGCATGTTCACCATGGGCGCTGCCGTACAGCTGGTGACCGACTGGGCCGGTGACCCCGCCGCCGTCGTCGACTTCCAGACGCGCTTCACCAAACCCGTCCTGGTCGCAGATACCACCGGCACGCCCGAACCCGGGGCCACCATCGAGGTCACTGGCGCCATTGGAAAGCTCGACGCCGATGCAGGCACCGCGCGCATTGACCTCACCGTGGTCTCGGCGGGGCAGAAAGTACTGATGAAGGCGCAGGCCGTCGTCAGGCTGTCCTGAGGCATACATTGCATAACATTCCCCCGAGCTACGGTATACAGGTGACCCAGACATTGCTTTCGGACCTGACTACGGCCGCCGTCGGAGGGCCCGCCGGCAACTACGTCGAGGCGAGGACCGAGACCGAGATCATCGAGGCGGTCCGCACCGCCGATGAAGCGGGCGAGCAACTGCTGCTTATAGGCGGCGGTTCCAACCTCCTGGTGTCCGACGACGGGTTCCCCGGAACCGTGCTCAGAATCGCTTCCGAGGGGTTCACAGTCAACGCTGAGGACTCCTGTGGCGGGGTGTCGGTGGTGGTCCAAGCCGGTCACAACTGGGATGCCCTGGTGGAACACGCCGCGCTGCATGCCTGGTCCGGCCTCGAGGCCCTGGCCGGGATCCCCGGCTCCACAGGGGCGACACCCGTCCAGAACGTTGGTGCCTACGGCTCCGATGTTTCCCAGACCATTGCCGTCGTACGGACCTGGGACCGGACCCGGAATGCCGTGAAGACCTTCACCAACGCGGAGCTCAGGTTCGGCTACCGCGATTCGATCCTCAAGCAGACCACCGTCAACGGTTCACCCCGCTACGTGGTGCTGACCGTTGAGTTCCAGCTGCCCCTCGGCCGGATGAGCGCGCCCATCAAGTATGCGGAGCTGGCTCGTTCACTGGGTGTGGAGCCTGGCAAGCGGGCGTATTCGAACGACGTCCGCCGTGAAGTGCTGCGCCTGCGCGGCTCCAAAGGCATGGTGCTTGACTCTGCCGACCGGGACACCTACTCCACCGGATCGTTCTTCACGAACCCCATCGTTCCTGCACAGGTGGCCCTGGCGCTGCCTGACTCCGCACCCCGGTATCCCGCAGGCCAGGACGGCCTGGTGAAGTTGTCGGCTGCCTGGCTTATCGATCAGGCAGGCTTTGGCAGGGGCTTTGGACTGGAGGAAGGAAGCGTATCCGGCGGGCGCGCCTCCCTGTCCACGAAGCACACGCTCGCCATCACCAACCGGGGCTCGGCAAGCGCCGAGGACATGCTGGCCATCGCACGCGAGGTGCGTGCCGGCGTCGTCGAACGCTTTGGCATTGAACTGCACCCGGAACCGCTGCTTATCGGGCTGGAGCTTTAGCCGGAAATGGCATTGTCAGGGGCGGTCTCACGCTCCATGGCCCGCACGTTCGCTGCCACCCCCATGACCGCCGAAGCCCAGCCGACGAAGGCGAGGTAGGGGCCCATGAAAAGCCAGACCAAAAGCCCCGGCATGGACGGACTGGTGCGGCCTGCAAGAATGCAGGTCACGATGCCGATGATGGCAGTCGCGGTGGAAAGGATCCAGAGGAACCGGCCGGCTGGCGGGTGCCCGCGCCAGCCGCGGAAGACCTGGAGCCTGCTGCGGCTCACGCTGATGCCCGGAAACAGGACAGCGTAACCTCCGCCGAGGCTGAAGACCAGGGAGGCCAGGAGCAGCCACAGTTCGGATTTGCCGTCAGCCAGGAATCCGTACACGGCGAGCAGTCCGGCAGCCACTCCGATCAGGACCGAAAGGGTCCCGCCCGCCATCCATCCTTTTGTTCCGCGCGCCAACAACTGCCACAAACTCCCCAAAGTCATGGTTCCACCCTAGCGCCAGTGCCCTGACCGGCGGACCACTGCCGCCTAGTATGAGGACATGGCAGGAACGTCATCGAAACGCATGAGCCGCACGATCATGGGCAGGCTCCGGCTTGCTTCCCAGGGGTTGCTGGGACCCGGCCTGGGTTCAGTTCCGGAGGCCGTCCGCTGGATGACGGCCTCCCAGGCCCAAAACCTGCAGGAGGCGCTGTGGGCCGTCGGCCTGCGGGTTCCTGCCGCCGGGCTGACTGCGGTCCGGGCAGCCCTGGATAACGGCGTGGTGATCCGTTCCTGGCCGATGCGCGGAACGTTGCACCTCGTGGCCCCCGAGGACCTGTCCTGGATGCTTGGCCTCACCGCCGATCGGCTCACCCGCAGCATCGCCGGCAGGCACCGGGAGCTGGACATCACCTGGGCTGACATCGAAAAGTGCCGCGACATTGCCTTGGAGCGCGTGACGGGCGGCGGCTCCTTGAGCAGGACTGAGCTGTTCGACGTGTTTGAGGCTGCCGGGCAGCCCACCACAGGCCAGCGGGGGATCCACATCCTGGGGACCCTGTGCCGCCACGGTTGGCTCGTCCAGGGTCCGCTTGCCGGCAACCAGCAGTTGCTGGTGGCGTTCGACGAATGGATCCCGGAGTCGCGCAAACTCGAGCGGCAGGAGGGGATCGCCGAGTTTGCGCTGCGGTACTTCAGGAGCCATGGCCCGGCCACACTGCGTGACTTCGCCTGGTGGACGCAAATTCCCCTGACGGAAGTCCGCACTGCGTTTGAGCAGGTCCGGGGGCAACTCGTCGAACTCAAGTTCGGCGACGCCAGCTACTGGATGTCGCCGGACACCGCTGCACTGCTCGACGCCGGAGTGCCCGGCCAGCGGTCCGTTCTCCTGCTGCCCGGTTTCGACGAGTTCGTTCTTGGTTACCAGGACCGGAGCCTGGTCCTGGCACCTGAGCACGCCGGGAAGGTTGTCCCGGGCGGCAATGGCGTCTTCAAGAAGACCCTGGTCGGCGGGGGAGAGGTGACCGGCACGTGGGCCGGCCCGGGCAAGGGCCGGAACGCCGGCGTCGTGCCTGAACTCTTCGACGAGGGCAAGCCCCTCGGTCCGGCTGCCCAGGCGGCGTTCAACAGGGCCGCGGACCGGTACCGGGCGTTCCTGGCCGGCTGAACGCCGAGCCCGACGAGCGGCCCTTCCCCGCACGAGCGGTGCGGGCCTGACCCGCTGATGCCTCGAGCGGCCCTTCCCCGCATGAGCGGTGCGGGCCAAAGCCGCTGGTGCGGGCTTGACCCGGCCAGGATTGTGATCGAGTTTGACGGCGCTGCGAAGTACGCGGAATACAAGCCCACAGGGGAGGTGCTTCTTGACAGAGCGTCGGCGGGAGAATGCACTGGTCGAGGAGGGCTGGCTGGTCCTCCGGCTCGAGTGGACGCACCTCTCCCGGCCTGCAGAGCTCAGGCGACGCCTGCTGGCGATAGGGGACCGTTCGAAGGGCATGAGCGCGTGACAGGGATTACGCAAGAACGGCCCTGCCCCGCAGGAACTGTGCTGGTGAGCACCGTTCCTGGGGCAGGGCCGCCATCAGGCAAATGTCCGGGTTACAGCGTGCCTGTCGCGATGTTGAGCATGCGCCGCAGCGGCTCGGCGGCACCCCAGAGGAGCTGGTCGCCGACAGTGAAGGCGCTGATGTACTCCGGCCCCATCTCGAGCTTGCGGATACGGCCCACAGGG
Above is a window of Arthrobacter pascens DNA encoding:
- a CDS encoding ABC transporter substrate-binding protein yields the protein MKLRVPLISLTAAVVLSLTVSGCGGTAAGGEGGQGSATEVKELRYQGWANQVTLPELAQDLGYFGDVKLDWVGNTISGPQDIQSVATGQTDFGGAFAGAVVKLVQAGAPVKAVINYYGEDDKTFNGFYVKADSPIKTARDFIGKKIAVNTLGAHSDAVINSYLQQNGLSADEIKQVQLVVVPPNDTEEAIRRGQVDAGSLGGVLQDKAVAAGGLRSIFNDYSLFGTFAGGPYVLRDDFIAKNPNTTKTFTTGVARAIEWERNTPREEVIARFTKILKERGRNEDPAALQYWKSVGVPSKGEIKDEDFTRWEKWLQDTGIITDPIDPKKLYTNEFNGLVNP
- a CDS encoding HpcH/HpaI aldolase/citrate lyase family protein, which codes for MTSTAATETVRPERHIPAEIARSWLLVNAMKTELFDQSAVSRADSIILDIEDAVDPSQKEHARGNVVEWLTRGGKAWVRINDATSPFWAEDLAGLRGTPGLLGVMLAKTESADQVTESFHRMDGKTPVIPLVESALGIEEANNIAKAQGAFRLAFGSGDFRRDTGMAATPEAMAYPRAKLVVASRVGNLPGPIDGPTVGTSHPILREQTGITVMMGMTGKLCLAIDQTPVINEVISPTPSDVAWATDFMADFEANGRVIRDGSDLPRLGRAEKIMKLAVAFGVQPAL
- a CDS encoding DUF2797 domain-containing protein; this encodes MTGTRYLVHGVFWDGQPAPGRGHDGGAPVMRLQSPSGDFLQLSLQPGARLGFQIVEQFRSCLGHLRVQSSVRRDHILCSTGAPAARGKQCERCFMLDESRLIHDFHRGGRVPPGLLDYLMQEHWLYVATFAGGSTKVGTASGPRKWNRLAEQGAVVARYVARAQDGRVVRILEDLVTAEAGLTQQVRSAAKTEALLQPLGEAELDALNAGHAGSVRGLLARTAVEGFTVADEQWIRPEQTSTLYSPAARHAYPHPLDNGRHGFDIAALSGTNALARLDGTDAAFVVNLGHLAARTIVLGDFASPVPAVQESLF
- a CDS encoding DUF3188 domain-containing protein; its protein translation is MLNEFWATAPTAYKVLVFTAMGLIAVGIVLNLVGNISGNQGLATASLPVIGLGLLLHVAGIVVRGQAIRKSYKR
- a CDS encoding SulP family inorganic anion transporter — protein: MFSRFLPSRADYTNLRRSWRSDLLAGITVGIVALPLALAFGVSSGVGAAAGLVTAIVAGLVAAVMGGSPVQVSGPTGAMVVVLAPVVAVHGTGTVPLLSLMAGVMVCLLGISGLGRAVAFIPWPVVEGFTLGIAAIIFLQQVPLATGTAGIPGHNTLLAAIEAASGAVAPTVLLTLALVVGVAIVMLLVQKLFRALPASLLAVLLATVAAELLQLDIPRIGPLPDSLPSPSVPVIDPSTLGSLAMPAVAIAFLAAIESLLSARVAAGMTGPDGAPSGAYSPDRELTGQGLASVAAGLFGGMPATGAIARTAVNVRSGAKTRMAAAVHAVVLLGIVYLASGMVSRVPLAALGGVLMVTATRMVSRRTVAAILRSTRSDAAVFVLTAIITVAFDLIVAIQIGLAAAALFTLRKFASLSSVQREEISGPRTEGDEHIAVFRLDGAMFFGAAERILQEISQVKDVQVAIIRLSQLRMLDATGAHALVEVICALELRGITVLLKGVRPDHLTLVTNVGVIRSLRHHKHLFVELAAAVEHARSHVRRNAAYRL
- a CDS encoding ArsR/SmtB family transcription factor, whose translation is MLSAAQAPLYEIKANLFKALAHPARIRILELLAAAPGNTTAVSNLLAETGLEASHLSQHLATLRRHKVVTSVRTANAVTYRLAHPGIATLLAVARTFLLDNLAESNEQLRLAQELPAGHLPGVSAS
- a CDS encoding FAS1-like dehydratase domain-containing protein; amino-acid sequence: MTINPDLQGRSYPAAEVYDVGREKIREFARAVKATHPAHFDIEAAKDLGHSDLVAPPTFAIIIAQRADAQLIEDPDSGIDFSRVVHADQRFTHHRPIFAGDRLVAELHVDGVRAMGGGAMITTRSEIFALAGHDGSARESVATTTSSILVRGEGQ
- a CDS encoding MaoC family dehydratase: MSPSFHELTAGQDIGSRTVEVTRTDLVKYAGASGDFNPIHWNEAFATSVELPGVIAHGMFTMGAAVQLVTDWAGDPAAVVDFQTRFTKPVLVADTTGTPEPGATIEVTGAIGKLDADAGTARIDLTVVSAGQKVLMKAQAVVRLS
- a CDS encoding UDP-N-acetylmuramate dehydrogenase, which gives rise to MTQTLLSDLTTAAVGGPAGNYVEARTETEIIEAVRTADEAGEQLLLIGGGSNLLVSDDGFPGTVLRIASEGFTVNAEDSCGGVSVVVQAGHNWDALVEHAALHAWSGLEALAGIPGSTGATPVQNVGAYGSDVSQTIAVVRTWDRTRNAVKTFTNAELRFGYRDSILKQTTVNGSPRYVVLTVEFQLPLGRMSAPIKYAELARSLGVEPGKRAYSNDVRREVLRLRGSKGMVLDSADRDTYSTGSFFTNPIVPAQVALALPDSAPRYPAGQDGLVKLSAAWLIDQAGFGRGFGLEEGSVSGGRASLSTKHTLAITNRGSASAEDMLAIAREVRAGVVERFGIELHPEPLLIGLEL
- a CDS encoding winged helix DNA-binding domain-containing protein is translated as MAGTSSKRMSRTIMGRLRLASQGLLGPGLGSVPEAVRWMTASQAQNLQEALWAVGLRVPAAGLTAVRAALDNGVVIRSWPMRGTLHLVAPEDLSWMLGLTADRLTRSIAGRHRELDITWADIEKCRDIALERVTGGGSLSRTELFDVFEAAGQPTTGQRGIHILGTLCRHGWLVQGPLAGNQQLLVAFDEWIPESRKLERQEGIAEFALRYFRSHGPATLRDFAWWTQIPLTEVRTAFEQVRGQLVELKFGDASYWMSPDTAALLDAGVPGQRSVLLLPGFDEFVLGYQDRSLVLAPEHAGKVVPGGNGVFKKTLVGGGEVTGTWAGPGKGRNAGVVPELFDEGKPLGPAAQAAFNRAADRYRAFLAG